A genome region from Prinia subflava isolate CZ2003 ecotype Zambia chromosome 12, Cam_Psub_1.2, whole genome shotgun sequence includes the following:
- the TLR4 gene encoding toll-like receptor 4 encodes MPRRGAPPVGTLLELAFVLSPLAGCLLDPCLEVTPKTTFRCTGLNDSGVPDGVPNTTQNLDLSFSNLKSLGSNYFASVPELQLLDLSRCQLHAIEDNSFIDLHRLSTLILTANSLQHLGKAAFHGLTSLKKLVLVETNRTSLSELPIGHLHTLQELNLGHNSITSLKLPEYFTNMTSLRHLSFFSNKITSISRGDLDALREGDRLSLTLVLSMNNIKSIEPGAFAGIHLGELALRSAFESLTMQTSLQGLAGLQVSRLTLGEFSDSERLQDFERGLLNGLCQVQMEEFVLICFRDFEGDTDTLFDCVGNVSTIRLVGVGLEEISRVPVWSKVKQLECKKCSFEEVPALKLSLFKELRVLRITKNKRLKNFKQNFEGLRNLEVMDLSENSLTFSRCCSPRFQNCPNLKHLNLSFNSNIRLTGDFTNVKNLLYLDLQHTTLFGPGSYPVFLSLQRLIYLDISHTKTEVKSQCTFCGLNSLQVLKMAGNSFEDNKLANHFKNLSHLHTLDISSCKLEHVDQSTFDALSELKELNISNNKLLTFSPGVYQPLQALRVLDFSRNQLTVLLGSAREILPDSLVLLDISQNLFDCSCVHLDFLEWVKGKQELLQNEELMLCHTPSYVANVSLPSFDLSSCHVSAGKVASSVVVLLCIVVLLLLVYKYYFQLYYSVVLLSGCKHSAERGDTYDAFVIHSSKDQEWVTKELVEPLEGGTPPFHLCLYYRDFLPGVPIVTNIIQEGFLSSRNVIAVISTDFLESKWCSFEFDIAQSWQLVEGKTGIIMIVLEDVNKALLRQRLGLSRYLRRNTYLEWKDKEISKHIFWRQLTGVLLEGKKWNHEEVKLM; translated from the exons ATGCCCAGGAGAGGAGCCCCTCCTGTGGGGacactcctggagctggcaTTTGTCCTGTCCCCGCTGGCAGGCTGCCTCCTCGACCCCTGTTTGGAG GTCACCCCTAAAACAACTTTCAGGTGCACAGGACTGAACGACTCTGGAGTTCCTGATGGAGTCCCAAACACCACCCAGAACCTGGACCTCAGTTTCAGCAATCTGAAATCACTGGGGTCAAATTATTTTGCATCagtccctgagctgcagcttctggATCTTTCAAG GTGCCAGCTCCATGCAATAGAAGATAACTCCTTTATAGATCTCCATAGACTTTCCACCTTGATTTTAACTGCCAATTCCCTCCAGCACCTGGGGAAAGCAGCTTTCCATGGCTTAACATCTCTGAAAAAACTGGTTCTGGTGGAAACCAACAGGACCTCTCTGTCTGAGCTGCCCATTGGCCACTTGCACACCCTACAGGAGCTGAATTTAGGCCACAACAGCATTACCTCATTGAAGCTTCCTGAGTATTTCACCAACATGACTTCCCTCAGGCACCTGAGCTTCTTCTCTAACAAGATCACATCTATCTCCAGAGGAGACCTGGATGCCCTGAGGGAAGGGGACAGGCTCAGCCTCACTCTGGTGCTTTCCATGAACAATATAAAATCCATAGAGCCGGGGGCCTTTGCAGGGATCCACCTGGGCGAGCTGGCTCTCAGGTCTGCCTTTGAGAGCCTCACCATGCAAACCTCCCTGCAAGGCCTGGCTGGTCTGCAGGTCAGCAGGCTCACACTTGGGGAATTCAGCGACAGTGAGAGGCTGCAGGACTTTGAGAGGGGGCTCTTGAATGGGCTGTGCCAGGTACAGATGGAAGAGTTTGTCCTGATCTGCTTCAGGGATTTTGAGGGTGACACGGACACTCTCTTTGACTGCGTAGGCAACGTCTCCACCATTCGCTTGGTGGgtgtggggctggaggagatATCACGGGTTCCTGTGTGGTCTAAAGTGAAACAGCTGGAAtgcaaaaaatgcagttttgagGAGGTGCCTGCCCTGAAGCTGTCGCTTTTCAAGGAGCTGAGAGTGCTTCGGATTACCAAGAACAAAAGACTCAAAAACTTCAAGCAGAATTTTGAGGGTCTCAGGAACCTGGAGGTCATGGATCTGAGTGAGAATAGCCTCACCTTCAGCAGATGCTGTTCCCCTCGGTTTCAAAATTGTCCAAATTTGAAACACTTGAACTTGAGCTTCAATTCTAATATCAGATTGACTGGAGATTTCACTAATGTGAAGAATTTGTTATATTTGGACCTTCAGCACACAACTTTATTTGGTCCTGGCTCCTACCCTGTCTTCCTGTCCCTTCAGAGACTGATTTACCTCGATATTTCCCATACCAAAACCGAAGTTAAATCCCAGTGTACATTTTGTGGCTTGAACTCTTTGCAAGTGCTCAAGATGGCAGGAAACTCCTTTGAGGACAACAAGCTGGCAAACCACTTCAAAAACCTAAGTCACCTCCACACCTTGGATATTTCAAGCTGCAAATTAGAACATGTGGATCAAAGTACTTTTGATGCCCTCTCTGAGCTAAAAGAGCTCAACATCAGCAACAATAAGCTCCTGACCTTCAGTCCTGGGGTCTACCAGCCACTCCAAGCCCTCAGAGTCCTGGATTTCAGCAGAAACCAGCTGACGGTTCTGTTGGGCTCAGCCCGGGAAATCCTGCCTGACAGCCTGGTCCTGTTGGATATCTCTCAGAACCTCTTTGACTGCTCCTGTGTGCACCTGGACTTTCTGGAATGGGTCaagggaaagcaggagctgctgcagaacgAGGAGCTGATGCTGTGCCACACTCCCTCATACGTGGCCAACGTGAGCCTGCCAAGCTTTGACCTGTCCTCCTGCCACGTCAGTGCGGGCAAAGTTGCCTCCTCGGTGGTTGTGTTGCTCTGCATCGTGGTGCTCCTCCTCCTGGTTTACAAGTACTACTTCCAGCTCTACTACTCCGTGGTGCTGCTCAGCGGGTGCAAACACTCCGCAGAAAGAGGTGACACCTACGATGCCTTTGTCATCCACTCCAGCAAAGACCAGGAATGGGTGACAAAGGAGCTGGTGGAGCCCTTGGAAGGAGGAACACCTCCCTTCCACCTGTGCCTGTACTACAGGGACTTCCTGCCAGGGGTGCCCATTGTCACCAATATCATCCAGGAGGGTTTCCTCAGTAGCAGGAACGTCATCGCCGTCATCTCCACCGACTTCCTGGAGAGCAAGTGGTGCAGCTTTGAGTTTGACATTGCCCAGTCCTGGCAGCTGGTGGAGGGAAAGACTGGGATCATCATGATCGTGCTGGAAGATGTGAACAAGGCCCTGCTGaggcagaggctggggctgTCTCGGTACCTGAGGAGGAACACCTACCTGGAGTGGAAAGACAAGGAAATAAGCAAGCACATCTTCTGGAGACAGCTGACAGGAGTGCTGCTGGAAGGCAAAAAATGGAATCATGAGGAGGTAAAGCTCatgtga